A section of the Buteo buteo chromosome 27, bButBut1.hap1.1, whole genome shotgun sequence genome encodes:
- the LLGL1 gene encoding lethal(2) giant larvae protein homolog 1 isoform X1, which produces MMKFRFRRQGADPHRDRLRHDLFAFSKTVEHGFPSQPSALAYDPALRVMAIGTKAGAVKLYGAPGVELTGLHKETATVTQLHFLPGQGWLLSLLDDNTLHLWEVCQKDGCSHLEETHSFGLPGRPGSDSANCSPGITRVTVVLPTSACAVACLGTEGGAVYFLALPALVLLEDKTLFPDEILQSVPDDYRCGKALGPVESIQEHPRDGSRLLIGYSRGLVVLWEQNTRTVQHLFLGNQQLESLAWEQSGKSIVSSHSDGGYMVWAVSGAGQKTQQPVMSTIPYGPFPCKAISKILWRTCESGNPFIIFNGGMPRASYGDRHCVSVLQGQTLATLDFTSRVIDFFTVQSAEAAEGGFENPRALVVLVEEELVAIDLQTPGWPTIPAPYLAPLHSSAITCSCHVSNVPLKLWERIISAGEQQSPRLSSAAWPIDGGKNLAQEPTQRGLLLTGHEDGTVRFWDASGVSLKPLYKLGTANIFQTDCEHNDSLNQAGEEEWPPFRKVGCFDPYSDDPRLGVQKIALCKYTAKMVVAGTAGQVLVMELSDEKSEHAVSVATVDLLQDREGFTWKGHDRLAPRNGPLPFAPGFQPSVLVQCVPPAAVTAVTLHSEWNLVAFGTSHGFGLFDYYRRNPVLARCTLHPNDSLAMEGPLSRVKSLKKSLRQSFRRIRKSRVSGKKRLNASSPSSKVQEANAQLAEQAGPPEVEMTPVQRRIEPRSADDSLSGVVRCLYFADTFLRDAAHHGPTMWAGTNSGSVFAYALEVPSQEKFSERAVEAVLGKEIQLMHRAPVVSIAVLDGRGNPLPEPYEVSRDLAKAPDMQGSHSMLISSEEQFKVFTLPKVSAKTKFKLTAHEGCRVRKVALVSLASAGSEERLENCLACLTNLGDIHIFTVPGLRPQVHYGCIRKEDISGIASCVFTKHGQGFYLISPSEFERFSLSARNVTEPLCRLEVSRLQDTSCLSNSSTATPKLPQANGTHVPRSPEGRRSPTDSDRSPEEHPAAFSPGPIDSPNSSMENPLDTTGDITVEEVKDFLASSEEAERNLRNASEDEARPAGILIK; this is translated from the exons ATGATGAAGTTTCGGTTCCGGCGGCAGGGTGCCGATCCGCACCGCGATCGCCTCCGCCACGACCTCTTCGCCTTCAGCAAG ACGGTGGAGCACGGCttccccagccagcccagcGCCCTGGCCTATGACCCTGCCCTGCGCGTGATGGCCATCGGCACCAAGGCAGGAGCCGTGAAGCT ATACGGCGCGCCAGGCGTGGAGCTGACGGGCTTGCACAAGGAGACAGCCACCGTCACCCAGCTGCATTTCCTCCCCGGCCAG GGCTGGCTCCTCTCCTTGCTGGACGACAACACGCTGCACCTCTGGGAGGTTTGCCAGAAGGACGGCTGCTCTCACCTGGAAGAGACCCACAGCTTCGGCCTCCCGGGACGCCCAGGGTCCGACAGCGCTAA CTGCTCTCCCGGCATCACACGGGTGACGGTGGTCCTGCCGACCTCCGCCTGCGCGGTGGCCTGCCTGGGCACCGAGGGCGGCGCGGTGTACTTCCTCGCCCTGCCCgccctggtgctgctggaggacaAAACCCTCTTCCCGGATGAGATCCTGCAGAG CGTCCCTGATGACTACCGCTGCGGGAAGGCGCTGGGACCGGTGGAGTCCATCCAGGAACACCCGCGCGATGGCAGCCGGCTCCTCATCGGCTACAGCCGGGGGCTGGTGGTCCTCTGGGAGCAGAACACGCGCACCGTCCAGCATCTTTTCCTAGGGAACCAG cagctggagagcttGGCCTGGGAGCAAAGCGGGAAGAGCATCGTCAGCTCCCACAGCGATGGCGGGTACATGGTGTGGGCGGTGAGCGGTGCCGGCCAGAAGACCCAGCAGCCCGTCATGTCCACCATCCCCTACG gtccGTTCCCTTGCAAAGCCATCAGCAAAATTCTCTGGCGGACCTGCGAGTCGGG GAaccccttcatcatcttcaacGGGGGGATGCCGCGGGCAAGCTACGGCGACCGGCACTGCGTCAGCGTGCTGCAGGGCCAGACTCTGGCCACGCTCGACTTCACCTCCCGCGTCATCGACTTCTTCACTGTGCAGAGCGCCGAGGCGGCCGAGGGAG gctttGAGAACCCCCGTGCCCTTGTTGTGCTGGTGGAGGAAGAACTGGTGGCCATCGATCTGCAGACGCCGGGCTGGCCCACCATCCCTGCCCCGTACCTGGCACCGCTCCACTCCTCCGCCATCACCTGCTCCTGCCACGTCTCCAACGTGCCCCTCAAGCTCTGGGAGAGGATCATCAGCGCTGGCGAACAGCAGAGCCCCCGGCTCTCCTCTGCG GCTTGGCCCATCGACGGGGGGAAGAACCTGGCCCAGGAGCCCACGCAGAGGGGGCTTCTCCTCACCGG GCACGAGGATGGCACGGTGCGGTTCTGGGACGCCTCGGGGGTCTCGCTGAAGCCCCTCTACAAGCTGGGCACCGCCAACATCTTCCAGACGGACTGCGAGCACAACGACAGCCTCAACCAGGCGGGTGAGGAGGAGTGGCCGCCTTTCCGCAAG GTGGGCTGCTTTGATCCCTACAGCGATGACCCACGCCTGGGCGTGCAGAAGATCGCTCTCTGCAAGTACACGGCCAAGATGGTGGTGGCCGGCACGGCAGGGCAG gtgctggtgatggagctGAGCGACGAGAAGTCGGAGCACGCGGTCAGCGTGGCCACGGTGGACCTGCTGCAGGATCGCGAGGGCTTCACCTGGAAGGGCCACGACCGGTTGGCCCCCAGGAACGGGCCTCTGCCCTTCGCCCCCGGCTTCCAGCCCAGCGTGCTGGTGCAGTGCGTGCCCCCCGCCGCCGTCACCGCCGTCACCCTCCACTCCGAGTGGAACCTCGTGGCTTTCGGCACCAGCCACGGCTTTGGACTCTTCGACTATTACCGGCGTAACCCCGTGCTGGCCAG GTGTACGCTGCACCCCAATGACTCGCTGGCCATGGAGGGGCCCCTGTCCCGGGTGAAGTCCCTCAAGAAGTCCCTGCGGCAGTCCTTCCGTCGCATCCGCAAGAGCCGGGTGTCGGGCAAGAAGAGGCTCAACGCCAGCAGCCCCTCCAGCAAG GTGCAAGAAGCCAACGCGCAGCTGGCGGAGCAAGCAGGACCCCCCGAGGTGGAGATGACGCCCGTGCAGCGGCGGATTGAGCCTCGCTCGGCTGACGACTCGCTCTCGGGGGTGGTGCGGTGCCTTTACTTCGCCGACACCTTCCTCAGAGAcg CCGCCCACCACGGCCCCACGATGTGGGCAGGGACCAACTCTGGCTCGGTGTTCGCCTATGCCCTGGAAGTGCCATCGCAGGAGAAGTTTTCGGAGCGAGCGGTCGAGgcggtgctggggaaggaaatcCAGCTGATGCACCGGGCGCCGGTGGTATCCATCGCGGTGCTGGACGGGCGAGGGAACCCCCTGCCCGAGCCCTACGAGGTCTCACGGGACCTGGCCAAGGCCCCCGACATGCAGGGCAGCCACTCCATGCTCATCTCCTCCGAGGAGCAGTTCAAG GTCTTCACGCTGCCCAAAGTGAGCGCCAAGACCAAATTCAAGCTGACGGCGCACGAGGGTTGCCGGGTGCGAAAGGTGGCCCTGGTGAGCCTGGCCAGCGCCGGCTCCGAGGAACGGCTGGAGAACTGCCTGGCTTGTCTCACCAACCTGGGCGACATCCACATCTTCACCGTGCCCGGCCTGCGGCCCCAGGTCCACTACGGCTGCATCCGCAAAGAGGACATCAGCGGCATCGCCTCCTGCGTCTTCACCAAGCACGGCCAGG GTTTCTACCTAATTTCGCCGTCCGAGTTCGAGCGCTTCTCGCTGAGCGCCAGGAACGTGACGGAGCCGTTGTGCCGGCTAGAAGTCTCCCGGCTCCAGGACACCTCCTGCCTCAG CAACAGCTCGACGGCGACGCCGAAGCTGCCGCAGGCAAACGGCACCCACGTCCCGCGCAGCCCCGAGGGCCGACGTTCCCCCACCGACAGCGACC GATCCCCCGAGGAACACCCAGCCGCCTTCTCGCCCGGCCCCATCGACTCCCCCAACAGCAGCATGGAGAACCCGCTGGACACCACCGGCGACATCACCGTGGAGGAAGTGAAGGATTTTCTGGC gtcCTCGGAGGAAGCGGAGAGGAACCTGAGGAACGCCAGCGAGGACGAAGCCCGGCCCGCGGGGATCCTCATCAAGTGA
- the LLGL1 gene encoding lethal(2) giant larvae protein homolog 1 isoform X2 produces MMKFRFRRQGADPHRDRLRHDLFAFSKTVEHGFPSQPSALAYDPALRVMAIGTKAGAVKLYGAPGVELTGLHKETATVTQLHFLPGQGWLLSLLDDNTLHLWEVCQKDGCSHLEETHSFGLPGRPGCSPGITRVTVVLPTSACAVACLGTEGGAVYFLALPALVLLEDKTLFPDEILQSVPDDYRCGKALGPVESIQEHPRDGSRLLIGYSRGLVVLWEQNTRTVQHLFLGNQQLESLAWEQSGKSIVSSHSDGGYMVWAVSGAGQKTQQPVMSTIPYGPFPCKAISKILWRTCESGNPFIIFNGGMPRASYGDRHCVSVLQGQTLATLDFTSRVIDFFTVQSAEAAEGGFENPRALVVLVEEELVAIDLQTPGWPTIPAPYLAPLHSSAITCSCHVSNVPLKLWERIISAGEQQSPRLSSAAWPIDGGKNLAQEPTQRGLLLTGHEDGTVRFWDASGVSLKPLYKLGTANIFQTDCEHNDSLNQAGEEEWPPFRKVGCFDPYSDDPRLGVQKIALCKYTAKMVVAGTAGQVLVMELSDEKSEHAVSVATVDLLQDREGFTWKGHDRLAPRNGPLPFAPGFQPSVLVQCVPPAAVTAVTLHSEWNLVAFGTSHGFGLFDYYRRNPVLARCTLHPNDSLAMEGPLSRVKSLKKSLRQSFRRIRKSRVSGKKRLNASSPSSKVQEANAQLAEQAGPPEVEMTPVQRRIEPRSADDSLSGVVRCLYFADTFLRDAAHHGPTMWAGTNSGSVFAYALEVPSQEKFSERAVEAVLGKEIQLMHRAPVVSIAVLDGRGNPLPEPYEVSRDLAKAPDMQGSHSMLISSEEQFKVFTLPKVSAKTKFKLTAHEGCRVRKVALVSLASAGSEERLENCLACLTNLGDIHIFTVPGLRPQVHYGCIRKEDISGIASCVFTKHGQGFYLISPSEFERFSLSARNVTEPLCRLEVSRLQDTSCLSNSSTATPKLPQANGTHVPRSPEGRRSPTDSDRSPEEHPAAFSPGPIDSPNSSMENPLDTTGDITVEEVKDFLASSEEAERNLRNASEDEARPAGILIK; encoded by the exons ATGATGAAGTTTCGGTTCCGGCGGCAGGGTGCCGATCCGCACCGCGATCGCCTCCGCCACGACCTCTTCGCCTTCAGCAAG ACGGTGGAGCACGGCttccccagccagcccagcGCCCTGGCCTATGACCCTGCCCTGCGCGTGATGGCCATCGGCACCAAGGCAGGAGCCGTGAAGCT ATACGGCGCGCCAGGCGTGGAGCTGACGGGCTTGCACAAGGAGACAGCCACCGTCACCCAGCTGCATTTCCTCCCCGGCCAG GGCTGGCTCCTCTCCTTGCTGGACGACAACACGCTGCACCTCTGGGAGGTTTGCCAGAAGGACGGCTGCTCTCACCTGGAAGAGACCCACAGCTTCGGCCTCCCGGGACGCCCAGG CTGCTCTCCCGGCATCACACGGGTGACGGTGGTCCTGCCGACCTCCGCCTGCGCGGTGGCCTGCCTGGGCACCGAGGGCGGCGCGGTGTACTTCCTCGCCCTGCCCgccctggtgctgctggaggacaAAACCCTCTTCCCGGATGAGATCCTGCAGAG CGTCCCTGATGACTACCGCTGCGGGAAGGCGCTGGGACCGGTGGAGTCCATCCAGGAACACCCGCGCGATGGCAGCCGGCTCCTCATCGGCTACAGCCGGGGGCTGGTGGTCCTCTGGGAGCAGAACACGCGCACCGTCCAGCATCTTTTCCTAGGGAACCAG cagctggagagcttGGCCTGGGAGCAAAGCGGGAAGAGCATCGTCAGCTCCCACAGCGATGGCGGGTACATGGTGTGGGCGGTGAGCGGTGCCGGCCAGAAGACCCAGCAGCCCGTCATGTCCACCATCCCCTACG gtccGTTCCCTTGCAAAGCCATCAGCAAAATTCTCTGGCGGACCTGCGAGTCGGG GAaccccttcatcatcttcaacGGGGGGATGCCGCGGGCAAGCTACGGCGACCGGCACTGCGTCAGCGTGCTGCAGGGCCAGACTCTGGCCACGCTCGACTTCACCTCCCGCGTCATCGACTTCTTCACTGTGCAGAGCGCCGAGGCGGCCGAGGGAG gctttGAGAACCCCCGTGCCCTTGTTGTGCTGGTGGAGGAAGAACTGGTGGCCATCGATCTGCAGACGCCGGGCTGGCCCACCATCCCTGCCCCGTACCTGGCACCGCTCCACTCCTCCGCCATCACCTGCTCCTGCCACGTCTCCAACGTGCCCCTCAAGCTCTGGGAGAGGATCATCAGCGCTGGCGAACAGCAGAGCCCCCGGCTCTCCTCTGCG GCTTGGCCCATCGACGGGGGGAAGAACCTGGCCCAGGAGCCCACGCAGAGGGGGCTTCTCCTCACCGG GCACGAGGATGGCACGGTGCGGTTCTGGGACGCCTCGGGGGTCTCGCTGAAGCCCCTCTACAAGCTGGGCACCGCCAACATCTTCCAGACGGACTGCGAGCACAACGACAGCCTCAACCAGGCGGGTGAGGAGGAGTGGCCGCCTTTCCGCAAG GTGGGCTGCTTTGATCCCTACAGCGATGACCCACGCCTGGGCGTGCAGAAGATCGCTCTCTGCAAGTACACGGCCAAGATGGTGGTGGCCGGCACGGCAGGGCAG gtgctggtgatggagctGAGCGACGAGAAGTCGGAGCACGCGGTCAGCGTGGCCACGGTGGACCTGCTGCAGGATCGCGAGGGCTTCACCTGGAAGGGCCACGACCGGTTGGCCCCCAGGAACGGGCCTCTGCCCTTCGCCCCCGGCTTCCAGCCCAGCGTGCTGGTGCAGTGCGTGCCCCCCGCCGCCGTCACCGCCGTCACCCTCCACTCCGAGTGGAACCTCGTGGCTTTCGGCACCAGCCACGGCTTTGGACTCTTCGACTATTACCGGCGTAACCCCGTGCTGGCCAG GTGTACGCTGCACCCCAATGACTCGCTGGCCATGGAGGGGCCCCTGTCCCGGGTGAAGTCCCTCAAGAAGTCCCTGCGGCAGTCCTTCCGTCGCATCCGCAAGAGCCGGGTGTCGGGCAAGAAGAGGCTCAACGCCAGCAGCCCCTCCAGCAAG GTGCAAGAAGCCAACGCGCAGCTGGCGGAGCAAGCAGGACCCCCCGAGGTGGAGATGACGCCCGTGCAGCGGCGGATTGAGCCTCGCTCGGCTGACGACTCGCTCTCGGGGGTGGTGCGGTGCCTTTACTTCGCCGACACCTTCCTCAGAGAcg CCGCCCACCACGGCCCCACGATGTGGGCAGGGACCAACTCTGGCTCGGTGTTCGCCTATGCCCTGGAAGTGCCATCGCAGGAGAAGTTTTCGGAGCGAGCGGTCGAGgcggtgctggggaaggaaatcCAGCTGATGCACCGGGCGCCGGTGGTATCCATCGCGGTGCTGGACGGGCGAGGGAACCCCCTGCCCGAGCCCTACGAGGTCTCACGGGACCTGGCCAAGGCCCCCGACATGCAGGGCAGCCACTCCATGCTCATCTCCTCCGAGGAGCAGTTCAAG GTCTTCACGCTGCCCAAAGTGAGCGCCAAGACCAAATTCAAGCTGACGGCGCACGAGGGTTGCCGGGTGCGAAAGGTGGCCCTGGTGAGCCTGGCCAGCGCCGGCTCCGAGGAACGGCTGGAGAACTGCCTGGCTTGTCTCACCAACCTGGGCGACATCCACATCTTCACCGTGCCCGGCCTGCGGCCCCAGGTCCACTACGGCTGCATCCGCAAAGAGGACATCAGCGGCATCGCCTCCTGCGTCTTCACCAAGCACGGCCAGG GTTTCTACCTAATTTCGCCGTCCGAGTTCGAGCGCTTCTCGCTGAGCGCCAGGAACGTGACGGAGCCGTTGTGCCGGCTAGAAGTCTCCCGGCTCCAGGACACCTCCTGCCTCAG CAACAGCTCGACGGCGACGCCGAAGCTGCCGCAGGCAAACGGCACCCACGTCCCGCGCAGCCCCGAGGGCCGACGTTCCCCCACCGACAGCGACC GATCCCCCGAGGAACACCCAGCCGCCTTCTCGCCCGGCCCCATCGACTCCCCCAACAGCAGCATGGAGAACCCGCTGGACACCACCGGCGACATCACCGTGGAGGAAGTGAAGGATTTTCTGGC gtcCTCGGAGGAAGCGGAGAGGAACCTGAGGAACGCCAGCGAGGACGAAGCCCGGCCCGCGGGGATCCTCATCAAGTGA